TTGTCAACAAGTTGTCAACCTCCCGAGCGATAGCGAAGGGGGAAGAAGAAGATTTATCTTCTTCGACCCCGCTTAGAGAGACGAAAAGGGACGGGTACTTTTTGCCTCTTTTCTTTTTACCTTATTGCCTTACTCCTAATGAAAAAATGTACCCGTCCCTTTTTTAACTAAATCAGCTAATGATTTTATTGTTTTACATCTCCCTTTTCGATATTCTCTTAAACCCTCTTCAACTAATTTATCTAACTCTTTTGCCTCTCTTCCTTCCAAATAATAAGTCGGCACTGCTCTTTCGTATAACTTTTGGTACTCTTTTAAGTCCAAAATCACAATACCGCCTTTTTTTTGAATCATCCTTCTGGAAATAGTTATTGAATTTTTACTAATTTGATTAACCATACTATTTTTATCTTAATAAATCAGGAGCAATTGTCAAATAAAAAATTTATTGTCCCAAGATTTGATTAACTTTTGTTCTGGTGGCATAGCCTACATAACCCGTACCTTTTTGCAAACCAAGGGGTGCAAGAATTTCGCTGGCATATTTTTCCTGAAAGCGAATGACTGCCTGCGCTGGGTTAACGCAGGAAAATAGAGCTGACCCCATTTATTTTTNNCTTGTCAAATTAACGGCTGAGGTCTTGGTTGACTGCTGTTCTGGTTAAAGGACCAAAGTATCCTGTCTGGATTATTCCTTTTTTGGCTTGATATCTTTTTACCGCGGAAACCGTTAAAGAAAGAAAGTTGCCGGTAA
Above is a genomic segment from Candidatus Nealsonbacteria bacterium containing:
- a CDS encoding peptidoglycan-binding protein, encoding MRNNAEVRCLQQFLKNQGAEIYPEGLVTGNFLSLTVSAVKRYQAKKGIIQTGYFGPLTRTAVNQDLSR